CCACAATCTAGCATCAGTAGCTTTTGTAGGAAATAGAAGGGAAGTTCCTGTTCAGATCTTGGCTGTGTATTGTACCCAGAAGTCTTATAGATCAGATGGAAATCAGCTCTGCTCATCCTTTTTGGGTAGTGATGTTCTAGACCTAGACGCTGGAGTAAATCTACCAACGGTCCCTTTTCTATGTTTTCCTTTTGGTTGTTTTCATTATCTTGTTGATTATAAGTCTCTTTCTTTTCAAGGTCAAGAATTTGCAGCTGTTTTTTCACTTCTTCCACTTTCAAAGCAGAGATGGTGTCTTCATAATTCCCATCAATGAATAATCTCAAATTATTCTCTAgattttcccaatcatgatctgTTTCAAATTTTGTGAGGACTTGTCCAAATTTTGTAGACAATTGTAAATGCTCCATATGCTGTCTTATTAATCCCAAGCGTTGTGTTTTTTCTTCTGGAGAAATCTCTGAGACATTCACTGTGGTGGTCAGAGCTTTGAGCACTAGGAATGCCTGTGCCCTGTCTGTGCAGATAGTTTTGAGCTCCTGATATCTGTGTTGGACAGTTTGTATTTCATCCAGTAGGAAATTTATCTCAGTGCACCCCAGGAGAGGCTGGAAAACATTGCTTTCCAGCTGATAGCCTGCACCAGCTGCAATGCAGAGTAGTAGCAGCTGCAtgtctggctgctctgcttctctgagataGTTCAAGAAGGAGCTAAGAGCTGTGGTGACCACACAGGTAGCTTT
This genomic window from Microtus ochrogaster isolate Prairie Vole_2 unplaced genomic scaffold, MicOch1.0 UNK4632, whole genome shotgun sequence contains:
- the LOC106144516 gene encoding interferon-induced very large GTPase 1-like — protein: VANCLAENYSALTGLDALIQDGEHMLIPEEEAGHILDDVKSWEVSNPEEKLKKLMSFMQTLAHKTKGYDIWINRCLKDLDLQIFLINTVNFCKNPSIQKILFIQPQLHSLLEPHVNKVKYFPQVKSMIQWIDQTESEEKQVKITELSEFLKTLKEIQKALMEANNKSESLETVEEAQRKATCVVTTALSSFLNYLREAEQPDMQLLLLCIAAGAGYQLESNVFQPLLGCTEINFLLDEIQTVQHRYQELKTICTDRAQAFLVLKALTTTVNVSEISPEEKTQRLGLIRQHMEHLQLSTKFGQVLTKFETDHDWENLENNLRLFIDGNYEDTISALKVEEVKKQLQILDLEKKETYNQQDNENNQKENIEKGPLVDLLQRLGLEHHYPKRMSRADFHLIYKTSGYNTQPRSEQELPFYFLQKLLMLD